From Butyricimonas paravirosa, one genomic window encodes:
- the carB gene encoding carbamoyl-phosphate synthase (glutamine-hydrolyzing) large subunit has product MRMGIAKVLLLGSGALKIGEAGEFDYSGSQALKALREEGIYSVLINPNIATVQTSEGVADKIYYLPVTPEFVEQVIEKERPDGILLSFGGQTALNCGVALYKSGVLEKYNVQVLGTPVQAIIDTEDREIFAGKLAEINVKTPRSIAASNMEEAFAAVDKLGFPVIIRAAYTLGGLGSGFCSNKEELERLAASAFSYSPQVLVEESLKGWKEVEYEVVRDKYDNCITVCNMENFDPLGIHTGESIVVAPSQTLSNSEYHKLRSIAIKIIRHIGIVGECNVQYALDPNSEDYRVIEVNARLSRSSALASKATGYPLAFVAAKLGMGYGLHEIKNSVTKVTTACFEPALDYVVCKIPRWDLNKFEGVSKVIGSSMKSVGEIMAIGRSFEEAIQKGIRMIGQGMHGFVGNVLKAKDIDEELVNPTDSRIFAIAGAFDKGYSVEKIHGLTKIDHWFLQRLENIHLLKEELSKLDKETDISEGLLRKAKQYGFSDFQIGRLTVKNTSLSHHEKMLKVRDYRKKSGVLPCVKQIDTLAGEYPAMTNYLYVTYNGSENDVKYEHDGRSVIVLGSGAYRIGSSVEFDWCGVSALNTIRKAGYRSVMINYNPETVSTDYDTCDRLYFDELSFERVMDIIELEEPKGVIVSTGGQIPNNLAMRLHGQHVNILGTSPESIDRAEDRQKFSTMCDELGIDQPRWSELTSIEDIYHFVDKVGFPVLIRPSYVLSGAAMNVVSNKDELLHFLELAAEVSKDHPVVVSEFIEQAKEVEIDAVAQEGEVKAYAISEHVEFAGVHSGDATIVFPAQKLYVETIRRIKKIARSIAKELNISGPFNMQFLAKDNDIKVIECNLRASRSFPFVSKVLKYNFIDMATRIMLGEKVESLNKSVFDLDYVGVKASQFSFARLLKADPVLGVDMASTGEVGCIGENYYEAILKSMLSVGHRIPKKNILISSGPTRSKVELLNSTRMLIEKGYNIYSTAGTAKFFKENGIDTQILYWPDEDKEPNIMEYLHDRRIDLVINIPKNHTKRELDNGYKIRRAAVDYNIPLITNARLASAFIYAICKVDPSEIAIKSWDEY; this is encoded by the coding sequence ATAAGAATGGGTATAGCAAAGGTATTGCTTCTGGGATCGGGAGCATTGAAGATAGGGGAAGCCGGAGAGTTTGATTATTCCGGATCACAGGCTTTGAAAGCACTTCGGGAAGAAGGTATTTACAGCGTGTTGATAAATCCGAATATAGCCACGGTACAGACATCGGAAGGGGTGGCTGACAAGATATACTATTTACCCGTGACACCGGAATTCGTGGAACAGGTGATCGAGAAGGAACGTCCGGATGGTATTCTTCTCTCTTTCGGGGGACAAACTGCATTGAATTGCGGGGTGGCTCTTTATAAATCGGGTGTTCTAGAAAAGTATAACGTGCAAGTACTCGGAACGCCTGTACAAGCCATCATAGATACCGAAGACCGGGAAATCTTTGCCGGAAAATTGGCAGAAATTAACGTGAAAACACCGAGAAGTATCGCTGCCAGTAATATGGAAGAGGCGTTTGCTGCGGTGGATAAATTAGGTTTTCCGGTGATTATCCGAGCAGCTTACACTCTGGGGGGATTGGGTTCCGGCTTTTGTTCGAATAAAGAAGAGTTGGAACGCTTGGCTGCCAGTGCCTTTTCTTATTCTCCTCAGGTTTTAGTGGAAGAATCTTTGAAGGGATGGAAAGAAGTAGAATACGAGGTGGTACGTGATAAATATGATAATTGTATCACGGTCTGTAACATGGAAAACTTCGATCCGCTGGGAATTCATACCGGAGAGAGTATAGTAGTTGCTCCATCACAGACTTTAAGTAATAGCGAATACCACAAATTGAGATCGATAGCTATAAAAATAATCCGGCATATAGGCATCGTGGGTGAATGTAACGTGCAGTATGCCCTTGATCCGAACTCGGAAGATTATCGGGTAATCGAGGTAAACGCTCGTCTTTCACGGTCCAGTGCATTGGCATCCAAGGCAACCGGGTACCCTTTGGCTTTTGTTGCTGCGAAATTGGGTATGGGATACGGGTTACACGAGATCAAAAACTCGGTAACCAAAGTCACCACGGCATGTTTCGAGCCGGCATTGGATTACGTGGTTTGTAAAATACCTCGCTGGGACTTGAATAAATTCGAGGGAGTTTCCAAAGTGATCGGTTCTTCCATGAAAAGCGTGGGAGAAATCATGGCTATCGGACGATCTTTCGAAGAGGCAATTCAAAAAGGAATCCGGATGATCGGGCAGGGTATGCACGGTTTTGTCGGTAACGTGTTGAAAGCGAAAGATATTGATGAAGAGTTAGTGAACCCGACAGATTCTCGGATATTTGCCATTGCCGGGGCTTTCGACAAGGGATATAGCGTAGAGAAAATTCATGGATTGACGAAAATCGATCACTGGTTTTTACAACGTTTGGAAAACATTCACTTGCTAAAAGAAGAATTAAGCAAACTTGATAAGGAAACGGATATTAGTGAAGGTCTGTTGCGAAAGGCAAAACAATACGGTTTCTCTGATTTCCAGATCGGTCGATTGACCGTGAAGAATACCTCGTTATCTCACCACGAGAAAATGTTGAAGGTTCGGGATTACCGGAAGAAATCGGGAGTATTACCCTGTGTGAAACAGATTGACACGCTGGCGGGTGAATATCCGGCAATGACAAATTACTTGTATGTCACCTACAACGGGTCCGAAAATGACGTGAAATACGAGCATGACGGACGTTCCGTGATCGTGTTGGGGTCGGGAGCTTATCGCATCGGTAGTAGCGTGGAATTCGATTGGTGTGGTGTGAGTGCTTTGAATACAATCCGGAAAGCCGGCTATCGTTCGGTGATGATTAATTATAACCCGGAGACAGTCAGCACGGATTACGATACCTGTGATCGTCTCTATTTCGACGAGTTGTCATTCGAACGGGTGATGGATATTATCGAATTGGAAGAACCGAAAGGCGTGATTGTTTCCACGGGTGGCCAGATTCCGAATAACTTGGCTATGCGATTGCATGGTCAACACGTGAATATTTTGGGGACTTCTCCCGAATCTATCGACCGGGCAGAAGATCGTCAGAAATTCTCTACCATGTGTGACGAGTTGGGTATTGACCAGCCCCGGTGGAGCGAATTAACGAGTATAGAGGACATTTATCATTTCGTGGATAAAGTGGGTTTCCCCGTGTTGATTCGTCCTTCTTACGTGCTATCCGGGGCCGCTATGAACGTGGTGTCGAATAAAGATGAGTTATTACATTTCTTGGAGTTAGCAGCAGAGGTATCGAAAGATCATCCTGTCGTGGTATCCGAGTTTATCGAACAGGCGAAAGAAGTCGAGATTGACGCAGTGGCGCAGGAAGGAGAGGTAAAGGCTTACGCTATCAGTGAGCATGTTGAATTTGCCGGAGTACATTCCGGTGATGCGACTATCGTTTTCCCGGCACAGAAACTTTACGTGGAGACAATCCGTCGAATCAAAAAGATTGCCCGTTCCATTGCTAAAGAACTGAACATATCCGGTCCGTTTAACATGCAGTTTTTGGCGAAGGATAATGATATAAAGGTCATCGAGTGTAATTTGCGGGCATCGAGAAGTTTCCCCTTCGTGTCGAAAGTATTGAAATATAACTTTATCGATATGGCCACCCGGATCATGTTGGGAGAGAAGGTTGAATCCTTGAATAAATCGGTATTCGATCTGGATTACGTGGGAGTGAAAGCCTCACAATTCTCTTTTGCCCGGCTTTTAAAGGCCGATCCCGTGTTGGGAGTGGATATGGCATCCACGGGAGAGGTGGGGTGTATCGGTGAGAATTACTACGAGGCAATATTGAAAAGTATGCTTTCTGTTGGGCATCGTATTCCGAAGAAAAATATACTGATCTCTTCCGGTCCGACTCGTTCCAAGGTAGAGTTACTGAATTCTACCCGGATGTTGATCGAAAAAGGGTATAATATTTACAGCACGGCAGGAACGGCTAAATTCTTTAAAGAGAATGGAATTGATACTCAAATCCTTTACTGGCCGGATGAAGATAAGGAGCCGAATATTATGGAATACTTGCATGATCGAAGGATAGACTTGGTAATCAATATCCCGAAAAATCACACGAAACGAGAGCTGGATAATGGCTATAAAATCCGACGTGCAGCCGTGGATTACAACATCCCGTTGATCACGAATGCCCGTTTGGCCAGTGCCTTCATCTATGCTATTTGTAAGGTAGATCCTTCCGAGATTGCGATTAAGAGTTGGGACGAATACTAG
- a CDS encoding transglycosylase domain-containing protein: protein MFKRYWKDFAIFWGLFIVFVAGVFFFFYLVSAGKLGFMPTFEELENPKNKFATEIYSEDGKILGKYFEGSENRRYMDYKDIPQSVIDALIATEDVRFYDHSGIDVRGLFRVAQGMLTGNSSAGGGSTITQQLAKMLFPREANQNFMELAVRKFREWVIAVKLEKSYTKEEIITMYLNKFDFLNLAVGINSAANIYFSTTPDSLKVEQAAMLVGMAKNPSLFNPVRREEKTLGRRNVVLGQMLKYDKISRAEFDSLKVLPLGLDFHKEDHKEGIATYFREYLRLYMTASKPDKKNYSKWSKDQYAVDSLAWETNPLYGWCNKNLKSDGSHYNIYTDGLKIYTTLDSRMQKYAEEAVTEHLGGTLQPAFMAERSRKAHPPFSNDLTVSEINDILNTSIRRTERYRSMNKAGKSFQEIKKSFDKAIPMSVFTWKGVRDTVMSPLDSLKHYKSFFRAGFMAMEPSSGRIKAYVGGPDYRYFQYDMVSTGKRQIGSTIKPILYTLAMQEGLGPCDQVLNVQQTFVLPDGTTWTPRNSTDKREGEMVTLKWGLANSVNNISGWVLKQFTPEAVVQMAHRMGITSFIDPVPAIFLGSSEVSVKEMVGAFSIYANKGVYNAPMMVTKIEDKYGNVLANFYPESREVITENTAFLMANLLQGVVDEGTGRRLRFRYGFKNQIGGKTGTTQNHSDGWFIGITPDLAGGVWVGAEDRSIHFQNLANGQGASMALPIWALFMQKVYADKSLAVPQSDFQKPNGVNHVLDCGDADREGMTDYDSSDEIFD, encoded by the coding sequence ATGTTTAAAAGATATTGGAAAGACTTTGCCATTTTCTGGGGGCTATTTATTGTTTTTGTTGCGGGTGTGTTTTTCTTTTTCTACCTTGTTTCGGCGGGTAAATTAGGTTTTATGCCCACGTTCGAGGAGTTGGAGAACCCCAAGAATAAATTTGCCACGGAGATTTATTCCGAGGACGGGAAGATTTTAGGAAAGTATTTCGAGGGGAGTGAGAACCGTCGGTATATGGATTACAAGGATATTCCTCAGAGTGTTATCGATGCGTTAATTGCCACGGAGGATGTACGTTTCTATGATCATAGTGGTATTGATGTGCGAGGATTGTTCCGGGTGGCACAGGGTATGTTGACCGGGAATTCTTCTGCCGGAGGTGGTAGTACGATCACGCAACAGTTGGCAAAGATGTTGTTCCCTCGGGAGGCGAATCAGAACTTCATGGAGTTGGCTGTACGTAAATTCCGGGAGTGGGTGATTGCGGTGAAATTGGAGAAAAGCTACACGAAGGAAGAGATTATCACAATGTATCTCAATAAGTTTGACTTTTTGAACTTGGCCGTTGGTATTAACTCTGCCGCAAACATATATTTTTCGACAACACCCGATTCTTTGAAGGTGGAACAAGCCGCTATGTTGGTGGGGATGGCTAAAAATCCGTCGCTTTTTAACCCGGTACGCAGAGAAGAGAAAACGTTGGGACGCCGGAATGTGGTGTTGGGACAGATGTTGAAATATGACAAGATTTCACGAGCTGAATTTGATTCTTTGAAGGTTCTGCCTTTGGGATTGGACTTCCACAAAGAGGATCATAAAGAGGGTATTGCGACCTATTTCCGGGAATATTTACGGTTATACATGACAGCATCTAAACCGGATAAAAAGAATTACAGCAAGTGGAGTAAAGACCAGTATGCGGTAGATTCTTTGGCTTGGGAAACGAATCCGCTTTATGGGTGGTGCAACAAGAATCTGAAATCAGACGGTTCGCATTATAATATCTACACGGATGGGTTAAAGATTTATACAACATTGGATTCCCGGATGCAGAAATATGCGGAAGAGGCCGTGACGGAACATCTGGGAGGAACGTTGCAGCCGGCATTTATGGCCGAGAGAAGTAGAAAAGCTCATCCGCCTTTTTCGAATGATTTGACGGTTTCCGAGATCAATGATATTTTGAATACTTCTATCCGTCGTACCGAGCGCTATCGGTCAATGAATAAGGCAGGTAAGAGTTTTCAAGAGATAAAGAAATCCTTTGATAAAGCGATTCCGATGTCTGTTTTCACGTGGAAAGGTGTACGGGATACCGTGATGAGTCCGTTGGATTCATTGAAACATTACAAATCATTCTTCCGGGCCGGATTCATGGCGATGGAACCTTCTTCAGGCCGAATCAAGGCGTACGTGGGGGGACCGGATTATCGTTATTTCCAGTATGATATGGTAAGTACCGGAAAACGGCAGATCGGTTCAACGATCAAGCCGATTCTTTACACGTTGGCGATGCAGGAGGGGCTGGGACCTTGTGATCAGGTGCTGAACGTGCAACAGACGTTTGTCTTGCCGGACGGGACGACTTGGACGCCTCGTAATTCCACGGATAAGCGGGAAGGTGAGATGGTGACTTTGAAATGGGGATTGGCAAATTCGGTGAATAATATTTCCGGTTGGGTATTGAAACAATTTACCCCGGAGGCCGTCGTGCAGATGGCTCACCGGATGGGAATCACGAGTTTTATAGACCCGGTTCCCGCAATTTTCTTGGGCTCTTCCGAGGTTTCCGTGAAAGAGATGGTCGGGGCATTCTCGATATATGCGAATAAAGGGGTATATAATGCACCGATGATGGTGACTAAAATTGAGGATAAGTATGGTAACGTGCTGGCGAATTTCTACCCGGAATCCAGAGAAGTGATTACTGAAAACACTGCATTCTTGATGGCGAATTTGTTGCAGGGGGTTGTGGATGAAGGAACGGGTCGCCGTTTGCGTTTTCGGTATGGTTTTAAGAACCAGATCGGGGGAAAGACCGGAACGACACAGAATCACTCTGATGGTTGGTTTATCGGAATTACACCTGATCTTGCCGGAGGGGTTTGGGTTGGTGCGGAAGATCGTTCTATCCATTTCCAGAATTTGGCGAATGGACAGGGAGCTAGTATGGCACTTCCGATTTGGGCTTTGTTTATGCAGAAAGTATATGCGGATAAATCTCTTGCCGTGCCGCAAAGTGATTTCCAAAAACCGAATGGGGTGAACCATGTGCTTGATTGTGGGGATGCGGATCGAGAGGGAATGACGGATTACGATTCTTCAGATGAAATCTTTGATTAA
- the panD gene encoding aspartate 1-decarboxylase — protein sequence MFIEVVKSKLHKVTVTDANLQYVGSITIDEALLEAANMIENEKVQIVNINNGERFDTYIIKGERNSGIICLNGPAARKCAVGDVIIIISYASMDFEEAKSHKPTLVFPDTATNKLI from the coding sequence ATGTTTATAGAAGTAGTAAAATCTAAACTTCATAAGGTTACCGTTACTGATGCTAACCTTCAGTACGTGGGCAGTATCACTATTGATGAAGCTCTGTTAGAGGCAGCTAACATGATCGAAAACGAAAAAGTTCAGATCGTGAACATTAACAATGGTGAGAGATTCGATACCTATATCATCAAAGGAGAACGCAATTCGGGTATTATTTGCCTGAATGGTCCGGCAGCACGTAAATGTGCCGTGGGCGACGTGATCATTATTATCTCATACGCTTCAATGGATTTTGAAGAGGCTAAATCACACAAACCTACATTGGTTTTCCCGGACACCGCAACAAATAAACTTATTTGA
- a CDS encoding arginine repressor yields MRNKTKRLLAIRKLIENEQICSQEELLFRLKELNVEATQSTLSRDLKFMRVAKIPHKDKGYIYIIPDSIQNEQADEKASAIVTDAISSIDFSGNIAVMKTLPGYAKAVTVLIDNENYFEVLGTIGGDDTVLIVMREGVTHNELLDALSSIHANIHSLFK; encoded by the coding sequence ATGAGAAATAAAACGAAACGCCTGTTGGCCATTCGAAAGCTTATTGAGAACGAACAGATCTGCTCGCAGGAAGAATTATTGTTCAGACTGAAAGAGCTAAACGTAGAGGCAACGCAAAGTACGTTATCACGCGATCTTAAATTCATGAGAGTAGCTAAAATACCTCATAAAGATAAAGGTTACATATATATTATCCCGGACAGTATTCAGAATGAACAAGCCGATGAAAAAGCCTCCGCCATCGTGACGGACGCCATTTCAAGCATTGATTTTTCAGGAAATATTGCCGTGATGAAAACTCTTCCCGGATACGCGAAAGCCGTGACCGTTCTGATTGATAATGAAAATTATTTTGAGGTACTGGGAACTATCGGTGGTGACGATACAGTCCTTATTGTCATGCGGGAAGGCGTTACCCATAACGAGTTGCTGGATGCTCTCTCGTCTATACACGCTAATATTCATTCACTATTTAAATAA
- the radA gene encoding DNA repair protein RadA, giving the protein MAKTKTVYVCQNCGAKESKWVGKCSTCGEWNSFVEEVEVSTKGNRVASIVGASSSRPLKLSEVKANADERMDTGDGELNRVLGGGIVPGSMILLGGEPGIGKSTLVLQFALHNRCGKVLYVSGEESVSQIKMRAQRLGAENDDCLFLSGNSLETVLEHSRALEPKLLIIDSIQTLATESVDAIPGSLSQIRECTNVLLRYSKENTITTILIGHITKDGQLAGPKILEHMVDTVLQFEGDQQHMYRILRSMKNRFGSTSEIGIYEMLQSGLRQVANPSELLLSNHDQDLSGVAVSATMEGVRTILLEVQALVSTAAYGTPQRSATGFDTRRLNMLLAVLEKRVGFRLAAKDVFLNIAGGIRVSDPALDLGVVMAVLSSNIDAPIPTNTVFAGEVGLSGEIRAVSRIEQRILEAEKLGFQQIFVPAGNKKALTKVPAHIKVRFVSRVGDICRELFS; this is encoded by the coding sequence ATGGCTAAAACAAAAACCGTGTACGTTTGTCAGAATTGTGGAGCAAAGGAATCCAAATGGGTTGGGAAATGCTCTACTTGCGGGGAGTGGAATAGTTTTGTGGAAGAGGTGGAAGTTTCTACCAAAGGAAACCGGGTGGCTTCTATCGTGGGGGCAAGTTCTTCACGGCCTTTGAAGTTGTCGGAGGTGAAGGCGAATGCTGATGAGCGTATGGATACCGGAGATGGAGAACTGAACCGAGTGTTGGGAGGTGGAATCGTACCGGGTTCTATGATTCTACTGGGGGGAGAGCCGGGTATCGGTAAATCGACGTTGGTACTGCAATTTGCCTTGCATAATCGTTGTGGGAAAGTGCTGTATGTTTCCGGGGAGGAGAGTGTGTCGCAGATCAAGATGCGGGCGCAACGATTGGGGGCGGAGAATGACGATTGCCTGTTCCTTTCGGGGAACTCGTTGGAGACGGTATTGGAACATTCCCGTGCGCTTGAACCGAAATTATTGATTATTGACTCTATACAAACGCTGGCAACAGAGAGTGTGGATGCCATTCCGGGGAGTTTGTCGCAAATCCGGGAGTGTACTAACGTGTTGCTGCGTTACTCGAAAGAAAATACGATCACGACTATTTTGATCGGGCATATCACGAAAGACGGTCAGTTGGCCGGTCCGAAGATCTTGGAACACATGGTAGATACCGTCCTGCAATTTGAGGGTGATCAGCAACACATGTATCGTATTTTGCGCTCTATGAAGAACCGTTTTGGTTCGACTTCCGAGATAGGTATCTACGAGATGTTGCAATCCGGTTTGCGACAGGTGGCTAATCCTTCCGAGTTGTTGCTATCCAATCATGACCAAGATTTGAGTGGAGTCGCCGTTTCAGCCACCATGGAAGGCGTTAGAACGATTTTGTTGGAAGTGCAGGCCTTGGTTAGCACGGCGGCTTACGGGACGCCTCAGCGGTCTGCAACGGGCTTTGATACGCGACGATTGAACATGTTGCTTGCCGTGTTGGAAAAGCGGGTGGGGTTCCGGTTGGCGGCGAAGGATGTGTTCTTGAATATTGCCGGAGGAATACGGGTGAGTGACCCGGCTTTGGATTTAGGAGTCGTGATGGCGGTTCTTTCTTCAAATATAGATGCTCCGATTCCCACAAATACCGTGTTTGCCGGGGAAGTTGGCTTGTCGGGAGAGATTCGTGCCGTGAGTCGTATCGAACAACGAATACTGGAGGCTGAAAAACTCGGATTCCAACAAATATTTGTTCCGGCGGGAAATAAGAAAGCGCTGACAAAAGTTCCTGCACATATAAAAGTGAGATTTGTTTCTCGGGTGGGAGATATTTGCCGGGAGTTATTTAGCTAA
- the carA gene encoding glutamine-hydrolyzing carbamoyl-phosphate synthase small subunit: MHELKKARLVLEDGTVYEGTSFGYEKSVSGEVVFYTAMTGYPESLTDPSYKGQILVPTYPMIGNYGVPVDDERDGISKFFESDKIHCKALVISDYSSRYSHWNSQKSLGDWLKEQQIPGLFGIDTRALTQKLRDHGAMLGKILFDNEDIPYYDPNKDNIVAEVSTKKIMEYGNGKYKVVLVDCGVKNNILRCLLKRDVTVKRVPWNYDFTKEKFDGIFLSNGPGDPSRCEETIEHIRKALKGNTPIMGICLGNQLMARAAGASTYKLKYGHRSHNQPVMNPGGTRCYITSQNHGFAIDETTLPADWEPLFVNVNDGTNEGIQHKKKPFFSAQFHPEASSGPVDTEFLFDNFIAAMKTSKK, from the coding sequence ATGCATGAATTAAAGAAAGCCCGTCTTGTTTTAGAAGACGGGACAGTTTATGAGGGAACTTCCTTTGGTTACGAGAAATCGGTGTCCGGGGAAGTTGTTTTTTATACGGCAATGACCGGTTATCCGGAGAGCTTAACAGACCCTTCTTATAAAGGGCAAATTCTGGTTCCGACTTATCCCATGATCGGAAATTACGGGGTCCCGGTCGATGACGAGCGAGACGGAATATCCAAGTTCTTCGAGTCGGATAAGATTCATTGTAAAGCTTTGGTCATTTCGGATTACTCTTCCCGGTATAGTCATTGGAATTCCCAAAAAAGTCTCGGAGATTGGTTAAAAGAACAACAGATTCCGGGGCTTTTTGGTATAGATACCCGGGCATTGACTCAAAAGTTAAGGGATCATGGAGCAATGTTGGGTAAAATACTGTTTGACAATGAAGACATACCCTATTATGATCCGAATAAAGATAACATCGTTGCCGAGGTTTCCACGAAAAAGATCATGGAATACGGAAACGGGAAATATAAAGTGGTTCTGGTGGATTGCGGGGTAAAAAACAATATATTGCGATGCTTGTTAAAACGGGATGTTACGGTGAAACGAGTTCCGTGGAATTATGATTTCACGAAGGAAAAATTTGATGGTATCTTTCTTTCTAACGGGCCGGGAGACCCCTCTCGTTGCGAGGAAACGATAGAGCATATACGGAAAGCATTGAAAGGGAATACCCCTATCATGGGTATTTGTCTGGGAAATCAACTCATGGCAAGGGCTGCCGGGGCCTCTACCTATAAATTAAAATATGGACATAGAAGTCACAATCAACCGGTCATGAACCCCGGTGGAACCCGTTGTTATATTACTTCCCAGAATCATGGATTCGCAATAGATGAGACAACACTTCCCGCTGACTGGGAACCGTTGTTCGTGAACGTAAATGACGGTACAAACGAGGGAATTCAGCACAAGAAAAAACCTTTTTTCTCGGCTCAATTCCATCCGGAAGCATCAAGTGGTCCCGTGGACACGGAGTTTCTTTTTGACAATTTCATTGCTGCAATGAAAACATCGAAGAAGTAA
- a CDS encoding ATP-binding protein — translation MEQLIELFRRLLLLTDTSYIRYLYDKIDWSARMIGIVGPRGVGKTTMLLQRIKLNHSLDDTLFINADDLYFAEHRLFDLASDFYKNGGRHLFIDEVHKYSEWSKELKMIYDYYPDFQIIFTGSSILDIYKGNADLSRRALSYYLPGLSFREYLNLSYGMQLPAYSLEDILSHKIEFPETRLPLPLFKEYMMKGYYPFFRDPGYEQRLRNVIGLTVENDIPIYASMNIASTKKIRQLLYIISQSVPFKPNFTKIGQMIDVHRNQVTDFLYYLERAGIIAQLRGETGGIRLLGKVEKVYLDNTNLIYALAENKSDIGNIRETFFLSQMKVYNDVFSSEKSDFRIENFTFEVGGQGKQQKQIEGIENAYIVKDNIEYGYKNIIPLWHFGFNY, via the coding sequence ATGGAACAATTAATTGAACTTTTCCGGCGTTTATTGTTATTGACAGATACATCATATATCCGATATTTGTATGATAAAATTGATTGGTCGGCACGTATGATTGGAATTGTGGGACCTCGGGGAGTGGGGAAAACCACTATGTTGTTACAGCGTATAAAATTAAATCATTCGCTGGATGATACGCTTTTTATTAATGCGGATGACCTGTATTTTGCAGAACATAGACTTTTTGATTTAGCTTCGGATTTTTATAAAAACGGGGGAAGACATCTTTTTATTGATGAAGTGCATAAATATTCGGAGTGGTCTAAGGAACTGAAAATGATATATGATTATTATCCTGATTTTCAGATTATATTCACGGGTTCTTCTATTTTGGATATTTATAAGGGAAATGCAGATTTAAGTCGTCGGGCATTGAGTTACTATTTGCCGGGACTCTCTTTTCGTGAATATTTGAATTTATCGTATGGAATGCAGTTGCCAGCCTATTCTTTAGAGGATATTCTTTCGCACAAAATTGAATTTCCTGAAACAAGGTTACCATTACCTTTATTTAAAGAGTACATGATGAAAGGATATTATCCATTCTTTCGGGATCCTGGTTATGAACAACGCTTGCGGAATGTGATAGGTCTTACGGTAGAGAATGATATTCCTATCTATGCTAGTATGAATATTGCTTCTACAAAAAAAATTCGGCAATTACTTTATATTATTTCTCAAAGTGTACCATTCAAGCCTAATTTTACGAAAATAGGTCAAATGATAGATGTGCATCGTAATCAAGTAACAGATTTCTTGTATTATCTGGAAAGAGCTGGTATAATTGCTCAATTACGTGGTGAAACTGGAGGTATTAGATTATTGGGTAAAGTGGAAAAAGTGTATTTAGATAACACAAATTTGATTTATGCTTTAGCTGAAAATAAATCAGATATAGGAAATATTCGAGAAACGTTTTTTCTTTCCCAGATGAAAGTGTACAATGATGTCTTTTCATCTGAAAAGTCTGATTTCCGGATTGAAAATTTTACTTTTGAGGTTGGAGGCCAAGGAAAACAGCAAAAGCAGATAGAAGGGATAGAAAATGCATATATCGTAAAGGATAACATTGAATATGGATATAAAAATATTATTCCACTGTGGCATTTTGGTTTTAATTACTAG
- the panC gene encoding pantoate--beta-alanine ligase produces the protein MNIITKKTELSTVIEKLKSEGKTVGLVPTMGALHEGHISLVKACKKGNDIAVVSVFVNPTQFNDKEDLKRYPRTLDKDVTLLEKNGCDYVFAPSVEEMYPEEDTRVFDFGYVESVMEGARRPGHFNGVGQIVSKLFDIVRPHRAYFGMKDFQQIAVIKNMVKQLHYELEIVSCPIIRETDGLAMSSRNTLLEPEYRKNAPHIHKVLEEATHLTSQMNVEELKKWVVDEINKNPYLETEYFEIVDDTELKTIQDWSENNVKVGCIAVYAGKIRLIDNIVF, from the coding sequence ATGAATATTATAACTAAGAAAACGGAATTAAGCACCGTTATCGAGAAGTTGAAAAGTGAAGGGAAAACGGTGGGCTTAGTGCCAACAATGGGCGCACTTCACGAAGGTCACATATCCCTCGTGAAAGCATGTAAAAAAGGAAATGATATTGCCGTGGTCAGCGTGTTCGTGAACCCGACGCAGTTTAATGATAAAGAAGATTTGAAACGTTATCCCCGTACTTTGGACAAAGATGTTACTTTATTGGAAAAGAACGGATGTGATTACGTGTTCGCTCCCAGCGTGGAAGAGATGTACCCGGAAGAAGATACCCGTGTATTTGACTTCGGATACGTGGAGAGTGTCATGGAAGGAGCAAGACGTCCGGGACATTTTAACGGCGTGGGACAAATCGTAAGCAAGTTATTTGACATTGTGCGACCACACCGGGCATATTTCGGGATGAAGGATTTCCAGCAAATCGCGGTGATCAAAAACATGGTGAAACAATTACATTATGAGCTTGAAATTGTTTCATGCCCTATCATCCGGGAAACAGACGGGCTGGCCATGAGTTCCAGAAATACTTTACTGGAACCGGAATACAGGAAAAATGCCCCGCATATTCATAAAGTACTCGAAGAAGCTACTCATTTAACTTCCCAAATGAACGTGGAAGAATTAAAAAAATGGGTAGTAGATGAAATCAATAAAAACCCTTATCTGGAAACTGAATATTTTGAGATCGTGGACGACACAGAACTGAAAACTATTCAAGACTGGAGTGAAAACAATGTAAAAGTCGGATGCATTGCGGTTTATGCCGGTAAAATCCGATTAATTGATAATATTGTATTTTAA